Proteins encoded in a region of the Triticum dicoccoides isolate Atlit2015 ecotype Zavitan chromosome 3A, WEW_v2.0, whole genome shotgun sequence genome:
- the LOC119269089 gene encoding uncharacterized protein LOC119269089 gives MAASAAGAGKSLIQTFRKFFKKPWEITGPCSSPEYRSAVPGALEYRQTCPATLREDSPRAIIPTSDPETVFDIKYYPRDGRRNRPPVRRTLLRKPDLERYMAAKQFDPAKDFPVPYVNSAVEEDYSAVGGGYTK, from the coding sequence atggccgcctccgccgccggcgccggcaAGTCACTGATCCAGACATTCCGCAAATTCTTCAAGAAGCCGTGGGAGATCACCGGCCCGTGCTCCTCGCCCGAGTACCGCAGCGCGGTCCCGGGCGCGCTCGAATACCGTCAAACCTGCCCGGCCACCCTTCGCGAGGACTCCCCCAGGGCCATCATCCCCACCTCCGACCCGGAGACCGTGTTCGACATCAAGTACTACCCGCGCGACGGCCGCCGCAACCGCCCGCCCGTCCGCCGCACCCTCCTCCGCAAGCCCGACCTCGAGCGCTACATGGCCGCCAAGCAGTTCGACCCCGCCAAGGACTTCCCTGTCCCCTACGTCAATTCTGCCGTCGAGGAGGACTACAGCGCCGTCGGCGGCGGTTACACCAAGTGA